The proteins below are encoded in one region of Ereboglobus luteus:
- a CDS encoding META domain-containing protein: MTKHTRTIVSLTFIAALSLFVSACADKSAKPAVAAAATITQTDPAVLVSKSWRLESLGGVVLNASDYRGLPTLQFDATNTRAAGKSPVNNYSGLYKLDGTNLSFGMMVSTRMAGPQPDMELENKYNKIFPSVTGWRIVNGKLDLLGGETVLATFIEKVE, translated from the coding sequence ATGACTAAACATACACGGACAATCGTTTCTCTCACTTTTATTGCGGCGCTGTCGCTTTTCGTATCGGCGTGCGCGGACAAATCGGCGAAGCCGGCGGTGGCCGCCGCGGCCACTATCACGCAAACCGACCCGGCGGTGCTGGTGTCGAAATCCTGGAGGCTGGAAAGCCTTGGCGGGGTTGTGCTGAATGCGTCCGACTACAGGGGGCTGCCCACCTTGCAGTTCGACGCGACGAACACCCGCGCGGCAGGCAAGTCGCCGGTCAACAATTACAGCGGCCTGTATAAACTGGATGGCACGAATCTTTCGTTTGGCATGATGGTTTCGACCCGCATGGCGGGGCCGCAGCCCGACATGGAGCTTGAGAACAAATACAACAAAATCTTCCCCTCGGTGACGGGCTGGCGGATCGTGAACGGAAAGCTCGATCTTCTTGGCGGCGAAACCGTGCTGGCGACATTCATCGAAAAAGTGGAGTGA
- a CDS encoding NCS2 family permease, which yields MLRASIKKVKGTLQRIFKLEENRTTISREILAGLTTFAAMAYVLTVNPGILADAGMDKAALVTITALSGAVATILMALLANYPLAMAPSMGINAIFTYTICRDLGTGWSDALGMVFINGILFFILSVTKVRARIVDSLPYSLKIAITCGIGLFIAFLGLQKGGIVVADRDTLLAASNFATPEVALCLGGIIFTMILVTRRVPGAIIIGIIATTVAGAFITGANGRAITHLDLATARWLPASPEPHFFKLTFGFLSSWDAFIKAVPVILVLLLISMFDSIGTLIGVAKRAGLLRDDGSLPRIGRVFVADSLAATCSALFGTSTVVSYAESASGVEAGGRTGLTGVTVAVLMLLALFLTPVILCIPNAAIAPALIIVGVFMMQSVVEIKMDDFTTAAPAVLTIMAIPLTFSIANGIGIGILASVLLALFTGRARSITVIGYIIAVIFFLKFFQLFPFNHAG from the coding sequence ATGCTTCGCGCATCAATCAAAAAGGTGAAAGGCACGCTCCAGAGAATCTTCAAGCTTGAGGAAAATCGCACCACGATTTCGCGCGAAATCCTGGCCGGGCTGACGACGTTTGCCGCGATGGCCTACGTGCTCACCGTCAATCCCGGCATCCTGGCCGACGCGGGCATGGACAAGGCCGCGCTCGTCACCATCACCGCGCTCAGCGGCGCTGTCGCCACCATCCTCATGGCGCTGCTCGCAAACTACCCGCTCGCGATGGCGCCGAGCATGGGCATCAACGCCATTTTCACCTACACAATCTGCCGCGACTTGGGCACGGGCTGGTCCGACGCGCTCGGCATGGTTTTCATCAACGGCATCCTGTTTTTCATCCTGTCCGTGACCAAGGTGCGCGCGCGCATCGTCGATTCGCTGCCCTACTCGCTCAAGATCGCCATCACTTGCGGCATCGGGCTTTTCATCGCGTTTCTCGGGTTGCAAAAGGGCGGCATCGTCGTCGCCGACCGCGACACGCTTCTCGCGGCGAGCAACTTCGCCACCCCCGAGGTCGCGCTCTGCCTCGGCGGAATCATATTCACGATGATTCTGGTCACGCGCCGCGTGCCCGGCGCGATCATCATCGGCATCATCGCAACGACAGTCGCCGGCGCGTTCATCACCGGCGCAAACGGCCGCGCGATCACGCACCTCGACCTCGCCACCGCGCGCTGGCTGCCCGCCTCGCCAGAGCCGCATTTTTTCAAGCTCACCTTCGGTTTTCTCTCCAGTTGGGACGCGTTTATCAAGGCGGTCCCCGTCATCCTCGTGCTGTTGCTGATCTCTATGTTCGACAGCATCGGCACGCTCATCGGCGTCGCCAAGCGCGCCGGGCTGCTGCGCGACGACGGCTCGCTGCCGCGCATCGGGCGCGTCTTCGTAGCCGACTCGCTCGCCGCCACATGCAGCGCGCTTTTCGGCACATCGACCGTCGTCAGCTACGCCGAGTCCGCGTCGGGCGTCGAGGCGGGCGGGCGCACCGGATTGACCGGCGTCACCGTCGCGGTGCTCATGCTGCTCGCGCTGTTTTTGACACCCGTCATCCTGTGCATCCCCAACGCCGCCATCGCGCCCGCGCTCATCATCGTCGGCGTTTTTATGATGCAGTCCGTCGTTGAGATCAAAATGGACGACTTCACCACCGCCGCGCCCGCCGTGCTCACGATCATGGCGATCCCGCTCACCTTTAGCATCGCAAACGGCATCGGCATCGGGATTCTCGCGTCGGTGCTGCTTGCGCTCTTTACCGGCAGGGCGCGATCCATCACAGTCATCGGTTACATAATCGCCGTCATCTTTTTCCTGAAATTTTTCCAACTCTTCCCGTTCAACCACGCGGGCTAA
- a CDS encoding ORF6N domain-containing protein yields the protein MSPPDLIPVEHVQSRILVLRGQRVIIDRDLARLYGVTTKRLNEQVKRNQRRFPEDFVFQLTKAEKTEVVAKCDHLGNLRFSNTLPYAFTEHGAIQAANVINSATAEKMGVMVVRTFIQLRQMMGSHKTLTAKLTEWMRAWANMTSKSPCWLKPFAISLYLEARFISGKSVLFALMPERPLSLTSNKSRT from the coding sequence ATGTCCCCTCCCGACCTCATTCCCGTGGAGCATGTCCAATCGCGAATCCTCGTGCTGCGCGGTCAACGGGTCATAATCGACAGGGATTTGGCCCGGCTTTACGGCGTGACCACCAAGCGGCTGAATGAACAGGTGAAACGCAATCAACGGCGGTTTCCCGAGGATTTTGTTTTTCAACTCACCAAGGCGGAAAAGACAGAGGTGGTCGCAAAATGCGACCACCTTGGCAACTTGCGATTTAGCAATACATTGCCTTATGCCTTCACCGAGCATGGGGCGATTCAGGCGGCCAATGTGATAAACTCTGCCACCGCCGAGAAAATGGGCGTGATGGTTGTCCGAACGTTCATTCAACTCCGGCAAATGATGGGGAGTCACAAGACTCTCACGGCAAAGCTGACTGAATGGATGCGCGCTTGGGCGAACATGACGAGCAAATCGCCCTGCTGGTTGAAGCCATTCGCAATCTCACTATACTTGGAAGCCCGATTCATAAGCGGAAAATCGGTTTTGTTTGCACTGATGCCTGAGCGTCCTTTGTCATTAACATCAAATAAATCACGCACATAA
- a CDS encoding GTP cyclohydrolase: MTTLKNTPDFEALIRQFHHAEGSALAPLSPEDRPLHGQTLYLASCELEMRFGSFRAHIFQDIIDKHYLIALAHGDITSAEPLHIRMHSSCVTSETLRGCDCDCVEQLESALVLIAKKRRGILFYLMQEGRGVGYAAKARDRMIVQASGDRLTTFDAYASMGLKKDHRHYDNISQICHLLGIRAPFNVLTNNPDKVAALRAQGIPIAATEPLEVEPSPFNLAYLTSKATCGGHNLKRPTVSKVRRAAPPEPVAAFRPHALANARRFIYAASYFLPIKQVDDCALLTGEQYQKITDAHRALILEHTPLRDNRHLVKISPAALAAHRKANPGDTVTDLLAAPYWFRTHVYYDIVTCQEHVVLTHGQPRAGDIPVVRLHSEALFNRFPLRTAANRDKMKQSVKHIITYGCGALLLIYNDGRGAGFGAYATDLMMTQTGQARTTDESYRKLGISYDSRDYDAAMLLLRQHIPNEKIQMVMNNPDSLVKKNEYIAALKAHAIDVDRWIFLDEHPVYE, from the coding sequence TTGACCACGCTTAAAAACACTCCCGACTTCGAAGCGCTCATCCGCCAGTTTCACCACGCCGAGGGAAGCGCCCTCGCGCCACTCTCGCCCGAGGACCGCCCGCTGCACGGCCAGACGCTCTACCTCGCCAGTTGCGAACTCGAAATGCGCTTTGGCAGTTTCCGCGCGCATATTTTTCAGGACATCATCGACAAGCACTACCTCATCGCGCTCGCGCACGGCGACATCACCAGCGCCGAACCTCTCCACATCCGCATGCACTCCTCGTGCGTGACAAGTGAAACCCTGCGCGGCTGCGATTGCGATTGCGTCGAACAACTCGAAAGCGCGCTCGTGCTCATCGCCAAAAAACGCCGCGGCATCCTCTTCTATCTCATGCAGGAGGGCCGCGGAGTCGGCTACGCCGCCAAGGCGCGCGACCGCATGATCGTGCAAGCCTCCGGCGACCGCCTCACCACCTTCGACGCCTACGCCTCGATGGGGCTCAAAAAAGACCACCGCCACTACGACAACATCTCGCAAATCTGCCACCTCCTCGGCATCCGCGCGCCTTTCAACGTCCTCACGAACAACCCCGACAAAGTCGCCGCCCTCCGCGCGCAAGGCATCCCCATCGCCGCCACCGAGCCGCTCGAAGTCGAGCCCTCCCCCTTCAACCTCGCCTACCTCACATCGAAAGCCACCTGCGGCGGCCACAACCTCAAGCGCCCCACCGTCAGCAAGGTCCGCCGCGCCGCGCCGCCCGAGCCCGTCGCCGCCTTCCGCCCGCACGCCCTCGCCAACGCACGCCGCTTCATCTACGCCGCCAGCTATTTTCTCCCCATAAAACAAGTCGACGACTGCGCGCTGCTAACCGGCGAACAATACCAAAAAATAACCGACGCCCACCGCGCGCTCATCCTCGAGCACACGCCGCTTCGCGACAACCGCCACCTCGTAAAAATCTCCCCCGCCGCCCTCGCCGCGCACCGCAAGGCCAACCCCGGCGACACCGTCACCGACCTTCTCGCCGCGCCCTACTGGTTCCGCACGCACGTTTATTACGACATCGTCACCTGTCAGGAACACGTCGTCCTCACGCACGGCCAGCCGCGCGCCGGCGACATCCCCGTGGTGCGCCTCCACAGCGAGGCGCTCTTCAACCGCTTCCCGCTCCGCACCGCCGCCAACCGCGACAAAATGAAGCAGTCCGTGAAGCACATCATAACCTACGGCTGCGGCGCGCTCCTGCTCATCTACAACGACGGACGAGGCGCCGGCTTCGGGGCCTACGCCACCGACCTCATGATGACGCAAACCGGCCAGGCCCGCACCACCGACGAGTCCTACCGCAAGCTCGGCATCAGTTACGACAGCCGCGACTACGACGCCGCGATGCTCCTTTTGAGGCAGCACATCCCAAATGAAAAAATCCAGATGGTGATGAACAACCCCGACAGCCTCGTGAAGAAAAACGAATACATCGCCGCATTAAAAGCGCACGCCATCGACGTGGACCGCTGGATATTCCTGGACGAACACCCGGTGTATGAGTGA
- a CDS encoding TonB-dependent receptor has protein sequence MNTNKQISRLRFASMAVGGLVLSGTLAMAQAVRPETTPTSDTAPIPVTTRAATPAPIDDDVVMMSPFQVDATKDKGYYAENTLAGSRMRTNISDLGAAISVITKQQMEDTASLDINDVFRYEINAEGSSTYTPISAPGRAATGYADNISGNSTGGGEIRTNSGANRLRGMGAPSMALNYYSALSQIPFDSYNAASVEINRGPNSLLFGMGNPAGIVNMSMAQALINKNTAQVMVRIDDRGSNRASFNFNKTLIKDKLAVYGALLYNDEQFERKPSYDITRRQYATVTYQPFKRTKITASIEGYKNDGRRPNFMTPKDYVTSWVNAGKPGYDPRNGAFVLADGSVVPYVTNANSPLAENMVNYLKGLPNFDTAKYTEKRTDGRLTGATYDGVNVFTADIITNIKSPMRIPGIGIHASRPFQMLDGGNSVGFYETAADRVLPSWGTKTVTPAEADIWANPVWYNAYNASYTRSQGNAAEYAATMPSYKDPGVSNSAIYDWTDINTNQMNFAEARNTNYNVEFEQEILPGLLHFSAGWFRQDYRAVQNYTVAQLDAATLYVDTNLYLPDGTENKYFGQVYLEDTDADTWETSINSDQYRAMLAFTPDFTKNKGWTRWLGRHNILGLVSHQETETKTYRKRLMFVGAGNQASALRYLPDPTLGSTWSYTDGHGSRIGRSEDGRAAYRMYYLSSPGDPSGVVTHSSGAWSGATSYTGDILGYNYNTNQWEPYNMTMGLSTHSAGTDRQERRLLSYSTAITSYLWKDRLITTFGIRRDENKTRTTDKGATTKEQKFVDGYYQDEFVNSFRTNWNELKGTTKTVGFVLKPFLNWDAIEKRAADGNLFWEFVRDFGISYNKSDNFDAPPASYIDYFGSTLPQPVGDGKDYGVQFSLFQNKLFTRISWFKATSENNYINPSSAGSRLVTLIDTNSFRGWAERIALLNLTNMNVVGAPTDTADWVNLARASINEDTLKTEISRIWGQDYDYYTNLPGIPYGSQSLEAKGVEVMMNYNPTPNWTMRLTAGKQRSVYNNVLKEFDAWYNHRNQFMENARAADFLNADKQQYATYTPFNSTTPVILDEFWKSSGYIAEYGPNNTYGYRNARDYYEGVVTPEEQLAKILQGQVAPGQRKYRASFVTNYVFTHGPLKGFSVGGAQRWEDKAIIGYYGKASNPATPNKIDMADTSRPMYDSANWYTDLWVAYTCKVFNNKARMKIQLNVTDVFQDGELQVVARNYDGSPVSYRIMDPRKFILTATFDF, from the coding sequence ATGAACACCAATAAACAGATATCACGTTTGCGTTTTGCGTCCATGGCCGTCGGCGGACTTGTTTTGTCCGGCACGCTGGCGATGGCGCAGGCAGTCAGGCCCGAAACCACCCCGACATCCGACACCGCGCCGATCCCCGTCACAACACGGGCCGCCACCCCGGCTCCGATTGATGACGACGTCGTCATGATGTCCCCCTTCCAAGTGGATGCGACAAAGGACAAAGGTTATTATGCCGAAAACACCCTCGCCGGCAGCCGCATGCGAACAAATATCTCCGACTTGGGCGCGGCGATCTCGGTGATCACAAAACAGCAGATGGAAGACACCGCCTCGCTGGATATCAACGACGTGTTCAGGTATGAAATCAACGCGGAGGGTTCATCAACCTATACGCCAATCAGCGCCCCCGGACGCGCCGCGACGGGGTATGCGGACAACATCAGCGGCAACAGCACGGGCGGCGGTGAAATCAGAACCAACTCGGGCGCCAACCGGCTGCGCGGCATGGGCGCGCCCAGCATGGCGTTGAATTACTATTCGGCGCTCTCCCAGATTCCGTTCGATTCCTACAACGCCGCCTCCGTCGAAATCAACCGCGGCCCGAACTCGCTGCTCTTCGGCATGGGCAATCCCGCCGGCATCGTCAACATGAGCATGGCGCAAGCGTTGATAAACAAAAACACGGCGCAAGTGATGGTGCGCATCGATGACCGCGGCTCAAACCGCGCCTCGTTCAATTTCAACAAGACGCTCATCAAGGACAAACTGGCCGTCTATGGCGCGCTTTTGTATAATGACGAGCAATTCGAGCGGAAGCCCTCCTACGACATCACTCGCAGGCAGTATGCCACCGTCACCTACCAGCCGTTCAAGAGAACCAAGATCACCGCCAGCATCGAAGGCTACAAAAACGACGGCCGCCGCCCCAACTTTATGACGCCAAAGGATTATGTGACCAGCTGGGTCAATGCGGGGAAACCCGGTTATGATCCGCGAAACGGCGCGTTTGTCCTCGCGGATGGCTCCGTGGTGCCCTATGTCACAAACGCGAACTCCCCGCTTGCGGAAAACATGGTGAACTACCTCAAGGGACTGCCCAACTTCGACACCGCAAAATATACCGAAAAAAGAACCGACGGACGGCTCACGGGCGCCACCTACGACGGCGTGAATGTTTTCACGGCGGACATCATCACCAACATAAAATCCCCCATGCGCATTCCCGGCATTGGAATCCATGCGTCGAGACCTTTCCAGATGCTCGACGGCGGGAACAGCGTCGGGTTTTATGAGACCGCCGCCGACCGGGTGCTCCCATCCTGGGGGACCAAAACAGTCACGCCAGCCGAGGCGGACATCTGGGCAAACCCCGTCTGGTATAACGCCTATAACGCATCCTACACGCGCTCCCAAGGAAACGCCGCGGAATACGCCGCAACCATGCCCAGCTACAAGGACCCGGGAGTTTCCAACTCGGCGATTTATGATTGGACCGACATCAACACCAACCAGATGAACTTCGCCGAGGCCCGGAACACCAACTACAATGTTGAGTTCGAGCAGGAAATACTCCCCGGCTTGCTGCACTTCAGCGCCGGCTGGTTCAGGCAGGACTACAGGGCGGTGCAAAACTACACCGTCGCCCAGCTCGACGCGGCAACCCTGTATGTGGACACCAACCTGTATCTCCCGGACGGGACGGAAAACAAATACTTCGGGCAAGTCTATCTGGAGGACACGGACGCGGACACATGGGAAACCAGCATCAACTCCGACCAATACCGAGCCATGCTGGCCTTTACCCCGGACTTCACCAAAAACAAGGGTTGGACCCGCTGGTTGGGACGCCACAACATTCTCGGGCTCGTCTCCCATCAGGAAACCGAGACCAAGACCTATCGGAAGCGCCTCATGTTCGTGGGCGCGGGCAATCAGGCGAGCGCCTTGCGATACCTGCCCGATCCGACGCTGGGCAGCACCTGGTCCTACACTGACGGCCACGGCTCCCGGATTGGTCGCAGCGAGGATGGACGGGCCGCCTATCGCATGTATTATCTTTCCTCCCCCGGTGATCCCAGCGGCGTGGTCACGCACTCCTCCGGCGCGTGGTCCGGCGCGACCTCCTACACGGGCGATATTCTGGGATACAATTACAACACCAACCAATGGGAACCCTACAACATGACCATGGGGCTCTCCACCCACAGCGCCGGCACCGACAGGCAGGAACGCAGACTCCTCTCCTACAGCACGGCAATCACCAGCTACCTGTGGAAAGACAGGCTCATCACAACATTCGGCATCCGCCGCGATGAAAACAAAACCCGCACAACCGACAAAGGCGCCACAACCAAAGAGCAAAAGTTTGTGGACGGGTATTACCAGGATGAATTCGTGAATTCATTCAGGACAAATTGGAACGAACTCAAAGGCACCACAAAGACGGTTGGCTTCGTCCTGAAACCCTTCCTTAACTGGGATGCCATTGAGAAACGGGCCGCTGACGGCAATCTGTTTTGGGAGTTCGTGCGCGACTTTGGCATCAGCTACAACAAATCCGACAATTTCGACGCGCCTCCCGCATCCTACATAGATTACTTCGGCAGCACCCTGCCCCAACCTGTCGGCGACGGCAAGGACTACGGCGTGCAATTCTCGCTGTTCCAAAACAAACTCTTCACGCGCATTTCCTGGTTCAAGGCAACCAGCGAGAACAACTATATCAACCCCAGCTCGGCCGGCTCGCGCCTGGTCACTCTCATTGACACCAACTCATTTCGCGGCTGGGCGGAACGAATCGCCCTGCTCAACCTCACCAATATGAACGTCGTGGGAGCTCCCACCGACACCGCCGACTGGGTAAACCTCGCACGGGCTTCGATCAACGAGGACACGCTCAAGACGGAAATATCAAGGATATGGGGACAGGATTATGATTACTACACGAACCTGCCCGGAATACCTTACGGCTCCCAATCGCTGGAGGCCAAGGGTGTCGAAGTCATGATGAACTACAATCCCACTCCCAACTGGACCATGCGGCTCACCGCGGGAAAACAAAGATCTGTTTATAACAACGTTCTGAAGGAATTCGACGCGTGGTATAATCACCGAAACCAATTCATGGAGAATGCGCGCGCCGCCGACTTCCTCAACGCGGACAAGCAGCAATACGCCACCTACACACCGTTCAATTCGACGACACCGGTCATTTTGGATGAGTTCTGGAAGAGTTCGGGTTATATAGCCGAATACGGTCCCAACAATACGTATGGATACAGAAACGCCCGCGACTATTACGAAGGCGTGGTGACACCGGAGGAGCAATTGGCCAAGATTCTGCAAGGACAAGTTGCGCCGGGACAACGGAAGTATCGCGCCTCCTTTGTTACCAACTATGTCTTCACCCATGGTCCCCTGAAAGGTTTCTCCGTTGGCGGCGCCCAGCGCTGGGAGGACAAGGCCATTATTGGCTATTATGGCAAAGCCAGCAACCCTGCCACGCCCAACAAGATCGACATGGCGGACACCTCGCGCCCGATGTATGACAGCGCCAATTGGTATACCGACCTCTGGGTCGCCTACACATGCAAGGTCTTCAACAACAAAGCGCGCATGAAAATCCAACTCAATGTGACCGATGTCTTCCAAGACGGAGAGTTGCAAGTGGTCGCGAGAAACTACGACGGCTCCCCCGTCTCGTATCGCATCATGGACCCGCGCAAGTTCATCCTGACGGCCACCTTCGATTTCTAA
- the scpA gene encoding methylmalonyl-CoA mutase, protein MSTTTTPDFTKLAYDDIKLDTANGAPATETVELTDEQIPVKANYTAADLAGCSTLDTMPGHAPFTRGPYSTMYVARPWTVRQYAGFSTAEESNAFYRRNIAAGQQGLSVAFDLATHRGYDSDHPRVVGDVGKAGVAIDSVLDMQTLFGGIPLDKVSVSMTMNGAVLPVMAFYICAALEQGVKLEQLSGTIQNDILKEFMVRNTYIYPPTPSMKIIADIFEYTSKNMPKFNSISISGYHMQEAGATNDLELAYTLADGLEYIRTGVKAGIPVDAFAPRLSFFWAIGKNFFMEIAKMRAARTLWDRITSQFGPKNNKSRALRTHSQTSGWSLTEQDPFNNVARTCLEALASTLGHTQSLHTNALDEAIALPTDFSARIARNTQLFLQNESGICNVVDPFAGSYYVEALTREITEKAWKHIEEVESMGGMTKAIEAGLPKLRIEEAAARRQAKIDSGKETIVGLNKYRMEKEDALEILEVDNTAVRESQIKRLNELKAARDNAKTQATLDALTECAATGKGNLLELAVEAAKARATLGEISSALESKFGRYQATIRSISGVYRMAYGDEPIINEVRTLVKKFEEKEGRRPRILVAKLGQDGHDRGAKVVATAMADLGFDVDIGALFQTPAETAQQAVENDVHVVAMSSLAAGHKTLLPQLVAELKKRGREDILVICGGVIPAQDYDFLLKNGASAIFGPGTVIPKSTKKILELLLERL, encoded by the coding sequence ATGAGCACAACCACCACACCTGATTTCACCAAACTCGCTTACGACGACATCAAGCTCGACACGGCGAACGGCGCGCCCGCCACCGAAACCGTCGAACTCACCGACGAGCAAATCCCCGTCAAGGCCAACTACACCGCCGCCGACCTCGCCGGCTGCTCCACCCTCGACACCATGCCCGGCCACGCGCCCTTCACGCGCGGGCCCTACTCGACCATGTATGTCGCGCGCCCCTGGACCGTGCGCCAATACGCCGGCTTCTCCACCGCCGAGGAATCCAACGCCTTCTACCGCCGCAATATCGCCGCCGGCCAGCAAGGCCTCTCCGTCGCCTTCGACCTCGCCACCCACCGCGGCTACGACTCCGACCACCCCCGCGTTGTCGGTGATGTCGGCAAGGCCGGCGTCGCCATCGATTCCGTCCTCGACATGCAGACCCTCTTCGGCGGCATCCCGCTCGACAAAGTCTCCGTCTCCATGACCATGAACGGCGCCGTCCTCCCCGTGATGGCCTTCTACATCTGCGCCGCCCTCGAGCAAGGCGTCAAACTTGAGCAACTCTCCGGCACCATCCAGAACGACATCCTCAAGGAATTCATGGTGCGCAACACCTACATCTACCCGCCCACGCCCTCGATGAAGATCATTGCGGACATCTTCGAATACACCTCGAAGAACATGCCCAAGTTCAACTCCATCTCCATCTCCGGCTACCACATGCAGGAGGCCGGCGCCACCAACGACCTCGAGCTCGCCTACACCCTCGCCGACGGACTCGAATACATCCGCACCGGCGTCAAGGCCGGCATCCCCGTGGACGCCTTCGCGCCCCGCCTTTCCTTCTTCTGGGCCATTGGCAAAAACTTCTTCATGGAAATCGCCAAAATGCGCGCCGCCCGCACCCTCTGGGACCGCATCACCTCGCAATTTGGCCCCAAGAACAACAAGTCCCGCGCCCTGCGCACCCACTCGCAAACCTCCGGCTGGTCGCTCACCGAGCAGGACCCCTTCAACAACGTCGCCCGCACCTGCCTGGAAGCCCTCGCCTCCACGCTCGGCCACACGCAATCCCTCCACACCAATGCGCTCGACGAGGCCATCGCCCTCCCGACCGACTTCTCCGCGCGCATCGCCCGCAACACCCAGCTCTTCCTCCAAAACGAGTCCGGCATCTGCAACGTCGTCGATCCCTTCGCCGGCTCCTACTACGTCGAGGCCCTCACCCGCGAAATCACCGAAAAAGCCTGGAAGCACATCGAGGAAGTCGAGTCCATGGGCGGCATGACCAAGGCCATCGAAGCCGGCCTTCCCAAGCTCCGCATTGAGGAAGCCGCCGCCCGCCGCCAGGCCAAGATCGACTCCGGCAAGGAAACCATCGTCGGCCTCAACAAATACCGCATGGAAAAAGAGGACGCCCTCGAAATCCTCGAAGTTGACAACACCGCCGTCCGCGAGTCGCAAATCAAGCGCCTCAACGAACTCAAGGCCGCCCGCGACAACGCCAAGACCCAAGCCACCCTCGACGCCCTCACCGAGTGCGCCGCCACTGGCAAAGGCAATCTCCTCGAACTCGCGGTCGAGGCCGCCAAAGCCCGCGCCACACTTGGAGAAATCAGTTCCGCGCTCGAATCGAAATTCGGACGCTACCAAGCCACAATCCGCAGCATATCAGGAGTTTATCGCATGGCCTACGGAGACGAACCCATCATCAACGAAGTCCGCACACTCGTCAAAAAATTCGAAGAAAAGGAAGGCCGCCGCCCCCGCATCCTCGTCGCCAAACTCGGCCAGGACGGCCACGACCGCGGTGCCAAGGTTGTCGCCACCGCAATGGCCGACCTCGGCTTCGACGTGGATATCGGCGCGCTCTTCCAAACCCCGGCGGAAACCGCCCAGCAAGCCGTCGAAAACGACGTCCACGTCGTAGCGATGAGCAGCCTCGCCGCAGGCCACAAAACCCTCCTCCCGCAACTCGTAGCCGAGCTCAAAAAACGCGGCCGTGAAGACATTCTGGTCATCTGCGGCGGCGTTATACCGGCGCAAGACTACGACTTCCTCCTGAAAAACGGCGCCAGCGCCATCTTCGGCCCCGGCACCGTCATCCCCAAGAGCACTAAAAAGATACTGGAATTGCTCTTAGAACGTCTGTAA